A single genomic interval of Halobacillus halophilus DSM 2266 harbors:
- a CDS encoding NTP transferase domain-containing protein, producing MKIVIPMSGRGSRFLDAGYTHPKPLIEVDGFPMIEQVVNMFPGESDFIFICSNDHLESTNMEEILVRIAPKGKIVGIDPHKKGPVYAVSRAFDYINDDDEVIVNYCDFSCYWNYVEFLKDVRSSHSDGAIAAYKGFHPHMLGTTNYAFMREENQWMLEIKEKEPFTNNRMNEYASSGTYYFKTGSMVKKYFEELMNKGIDLKGEYYVSLVYNLMKSDGLKIRIFEIDHMLQWGTPQDLEEYLQWSHYFKEIINRGNSKDLLYDMTTMIPLSGRGKRFSEKGYRLPKPLISVSGKPMVLQSHDHLPQSAHQIFICLEEHLNQYHLEEEIKRSYPKADIMRLSQVTEGQAVTCEWALEQLDLERPLLISACDNGVLWNEEKFQDMLLDESVDAIIWSFRNHPSSNAHPEMYGWANTNTNSEVTSVSVKKPISHNPENDHAIVGTFYFRKARDYKESVKRIKAKNIRVNGEFYVDSSINELIAMNLKVKVFEVDHYICWGTPNDLRTFEYWQSFFHKWKWHPYHLDKDIFMAPEKINKLDEKYRCPKPVLQ from the coding sequence GTGAAAATAGTAATCCCTATGTCTGGTAGAGGCAGCAGGTTTCTAGATGCAGGATATACTCACCCCAAACCACTAATTGAAGTTGATGGCTTTCCAATGATAGAGCAAGTCGTTAACATGTTTCCTGGAGAATCAGATTTTATTTTTATCTGCAGTAACGATCACTTGGAGTCGACAAATATGGAAGAAATATTGGTTCGAATTGCACCAAAAGGGAAAATAGTCGGCATTGATCCTCATAAAAAAGGACCGGTATATGCAGTTTCGAGAGCTTTTGACTATATCAATGACGATGACGAAGTGATAGTGAATTATTGTGATTTTTCCTGTTATTGGAATTATGTAGAATTCTTAAAGGATGTTAGGAGTAGTCATTCAGATGGGGCTATTGCTGCATACAAAGGTTTTCATCCTCATATGTTAGGGACGACAAATTATGCATTTATGAGAGAAGAAAATCAATGGATGTTAGAGATTAAAGAAAAAGAGCCTTTTACAAATAATAGGATGAATGAGTACGCATCAAGCGGTACGTATTATTTTAAGACCGGCAGTATGGTGAAAAAATATTTCGAGGAGCTTATGAACAAAGGAATCGATTTAAAAGGGGAGTACTACGTCAGCTTAGTCTACAACCTAATGAAAAGTGATGGGTTAAAGATTAGAATTTTTGAGATTGATCATATGCTGCAATGGGGTACTCCTCAAGACTTAGAAGAATACTTACAGTGGTCTCATTATTTTAAAGAGATCATCAACAGAGGAAATAGCAAAGATTTATTGTATGACATGACGACAATGATTCCTTTATCGGGAAGGGGGAAAAGGTTTTCTGAGAAAGGGTATCGTTTGCCCAAACCTCTGATCTCCGTATCAGGTAAACCGATGGTTCTACAATCTCATGACCACCTTCCACAGTCTGCCCATCAAATTTTTATTTGCTTGGAAGAACATTTGAATCAATATCATTTAGAAGAGGAAATCAAAAGATCTTATCCTAAAGCAGATATTATGAGGTTGTCACAAGTCACGGAAGGTCAAGCAGTCACTTGTGAATGGGCATTGGAGCAACTTGATTTAGAGCGACCGCTACTTATTTCCGCTTGCGATAACGGGGTGCTATGGAATGAAGAGAAATTCCAAGATATGTTGCTGGATGAGAGTGTAGATGCAATTATATGGAGTTTCAGAAATCATCCTTCAAGCAACGCTCATCCTGAAATGTACGGATGGGCAAATACTAATACTAACTCAGAGGTGACTTCTGTTTCCGTAAAAAAACCAATTAGCCACAACCCTGAAAATGATCATGCCATAGTTGGAACTTTTTATTTTCGTAAGGCGAGAGATTATAAAGAAAGTGTTAAACGAATAAAAGCTAAAAACATACGCGTAAATGGAGAGTTCTATGTAGATAGTTCAATTAATGAATTAATAGCAATGAATTTGAAAGTAAAGGTATTTGAAGTCGATCATTACATTTGTTGGGGAACCCCAAATGACTTGAGAACCTTTGAATACTGGCAGAGTTTTTTCCATAAGTGGAAGTGGCATCCTTATCATTTAGATAAGGATATTTTTATGGCACCTGAAAAAATTAATAAATTGGATGAAAAGTACAGATGTCCCAAGCCAGTCTTACAGTAA
- a CDS encoding phosphatidylinositol-specific phospholipase C/glycerophosphodiester phosphodiesterase family protein: protein MEFIAHRVNTIEELKYIPQEHGVEVDLRDYGDRLVLQHEPFINGEDFEEYLKHYHHGTLILNIKSERIELKVLELLKKYKVKNYFFLDSSFPMIHLLTNNDEKNVAIRFSEYEGIDTVLAMKGKAKWIWVDCFSQLPLNLALYKVLKKAGFKLCLVSPELQGRDGDLQQYKDYLEEEKLSVDAICTKVYNIDQWKTVEMGKGERYVEQK, encoded by the coding sequence ATGGAATTTATTGCACATAGGGTTAATACCATTGAAGAATTAAAGTATATCCCTCAAGAACATGGGGTGGAAGTCGACTTAAGAGATTATGGGGACCGGTTAGTCCTCCAGCACGAGCCTTTTATAAATGGAGAAGACTTTGAAGAATACTTAAAACATTATCACCATGGCACGCTGATTTTGAATATTAAAAGTGAAAGGATAGAGCTTAAAGTATTGGAACTTTTAAAAAAATATAAGGTCAAAAATTACTTTTTTCTAGACTCTTCTTTTCCGATGATCCATTTATTAACAAACAATGATGAAAAGAATGTTGCCATTCGATTCTCTGAATATGAAGGGATAGACACAGTGTTGGCTATGAAAGGAAAAGCCAAATGGATTTGGGTTGATTGTTTTTCACAACTTCCACTTAATCTGGCTTTATACAAAGTCTTAAAAAAGGCTGGATTTAAGCTTTGTCTAGTTTCGCCAGAATTGCAAGGAAGAGATGGTGATCTGCAACAGTATAAAGATTATCTTGAGGAAGAGAAGTTATCTGTGGATGCTATTTGCACAAAAGTGTATAACATAGATCAGTGGAAAACTGTTGAAATGGGAAAAGGTGAAAGATATGTTGAGCAAAAATAA
- a CDS encoding DUF6798 domain-containing protein, whose protein sequence is MSKNKTTLKKESDLVFGVTVFLTALFSVYFYQVAWGWPIVDSYPQIERMLDSSYLTNDFHTNTFGDFSARLYIAYFFIFGSEFFQTHYTIFIGYANLLRIFLLTTAVFIFLNTVSKNKYVALIGTFLGAVSFYSVPRMIAWFFSTPVISAAEISLIIIIFSTALIYQNKLSIGFLLLGLSMVIHPVVTIHGAGFAAILYFTKYGLGAYKKLFKVPVLLAFSFMAGTFLLNYIPYKNSLKGSTLLSSSEFTHIIGEVRHPHHYIPSMFGLEIWGLFLFYAATFIYMSFKLKKQLAKSINTFIKYYLIYLSLVLVVGYIFVEVWPIKEVVTIIPYRSLVFFGLVYLLLFSQYVFYKFKNKDYISFLFLHLPFIPILAQDILVSSICMIVAFSYAILTDFLASRNIKLSIKIDQYFFNRVNLNYFYLFIITFALASAYFGLGRGIAFNIPNINAKENEVYKWLNENTPEESVVLAELDVDYLVNQKIRLISDRAVPISKDFPFNEKYYSDWNERYIDIYGGKYDNLNYINNMSEAELNDISKEYGVDYYLRTKKLKQSENVSLEKIIRMNEENVYIYMKN, encoded by the coding sequence TTGAGCAAAAATAAAACAACTTTAAAAAAAGAATCAGATTTAGTGTTCGGTGTCACCGTTTTTTTAACCGCTTTATTCTCTGTATATTTTTATCAAGTAGCCTGGGGATGGCCGATTGTTGATAGCTATCCGCAAATAGAAAGAATGTTAGACAGCAGCTACCTAACGAATGATTTTCACACAAATACATTCGGCGATTTTTCTGCGCGATTATATATTGCGTATTTTTTTATTTTTGGATCCGAATTTTTTCAAACACACTACACTATATTCATTGGATATGCTAACCTGTTAAGAATTTTTCTATTGACGACGGCTGTTTTTATATTTTTAAACACGGTATCTAAGAATAAATACGTCGCTCTCATTGGAACTTTCCTTGGAGCCGTTTCTTTCTATAGTGTACCGAGAATGATAGCTTGGTTTTTTAGTACTCCAGTCATTAGTGCTGCTGAAATTTCACTTATTATCATTATTTTCAGTACTGCTCTAATTTATCAAAATAAATTATCTATAGGCTTTTTACTACTCGGACTTTCGATGGTCATCCATCCAGTTGTAACCATCCATGGAGCAGGGTTCGCGGCAATCTTATATTTTACTAAGTATGGTCTCGGAGCCTATAAAAAACTTTTTAAGGTTCCTGTATTACTTGCGTTTAGTTTTATGGCAGGTACTTTTCTTCTCAATTACATTCCATACAAAAATTCCTTAAAGGGCTCTACTTTATTATCTAGTAGTGAGTTCACCCACATTATTGGAGAAGTAAGGCACCCGCATCACTATATTCCGTCCATGTTTGGTTTAGAAATTTGGGGGTTGTTCTTGTTCTATGCTGCCACCTTTATTTATATGAGCTTTAAATTAAAAAAGCAGTTGGCAAAAAGTATAAATACCTTTATAAAATACTATTTAATCTATCTGAGTCTCGTATTAGTGGTAGGGTATATTTTTGTTGAGGTATGGCCTATAAAAGAAGTTGTAACGATTATTCCTTATAGATCACTGGTGTTTTTTGGTTTAGTGTATTTATTACTATTTTCCCAATACGTGTTCTATAAGTTTAAAAATAAAGATTACATTTCATTTTTATTTTTGCATCTACCGTTTATTCCTATTTTAGCTCAAGACATCCTTGTTTCTAGCATTTGTATGATTGTTGCCTTTTCTTATGCGATTCTAACGGATTTTCTTGCGTCAAGAAATATTAAATTATCAATAAAGATTGACCAATATTTTTTCAATAGGGTGAACTTAAACTACTTCTATTTATTTATCATTACGTTTGCTTTAGCCAGTGCTTATTTTGGATTGGGCAGAGGCATTGCCTTTAATATTCCAAATATCAATGCCAAAGAAAATGAGGTGTATAAATGGTTGAACGAGAACACCCCTGAAGAGTCCGTTGTTTTGGCAGAGTTAGATGTTGATTACTTAGTCAATCAGAAAATCAGGCTGATATCGGATAGAGCAGTGCCTATAAGTAAAGATTTTCCATTTAATGAAAAGTATTATTCTGATTGGAACGAAAGATATATAGATATATACGGAGGTAAGTACGATAACTTAAACTATATAAACAACATGTCAGAAGCGGAACTGAATGATATTTCAAAGGAATATGGAGTCGATTACTACCTGAGAACTAAGAAACTTAAGCAAAGTGAGAACGTAAGTTTGGAAAAAATTATAAGGATGAATGAAGAAAATGTATATATTTATATGAAGAATTAA
- a CDS encoding glycosyltransferase family 2 protein, with amino-acid sequence MIKYSVVIPCYNEEKNIPLILKRFNQVINRNDIEVVLINNGSKDNSRITLSEVIPKYSFAKTYEVKVNQGYGYGILYGLQKAKGEYLGWTHADMQTDPNDVMSAIEEIEKNRCPQNIYIKGKRKNRPVFDQVFSIGMSIYETILLRTKLVDINAQPNLFHRSFYDSLTDAPKDFSLDLYFLYMAQKKKQKIHRFEVSFPERLHGHSSWNTGLSSKWKFIKRTLSFSTKLRKEYLK; translated from the coding sequence ATGATTAAATATTCTGTTGTCATACCGTGTTATAACGAAGAAAAGAATATACCTTTAATTTTGAAAAGGTTTAATCAAGTTATTAATAGAAATGATATCGAAGTCGTTTTAATCAACAATGGTTCAAAGGATAATAGCAGAATTACTTTAAGTGAAGTTATTCCAAAGTACTCCTTTGCAAAAACGTATGAAGTTAAGGTGAATCAAGGGTATGGCTACGGGATTTTGTATGGATTACAAAAAGCTAAGGGTGAATATTTGGGATGGACACATGCTGATATGCAAACAGACCCAAATGACGTCATGTCAGCCATTGAAGAAATAGAAAAAAATAGATGTCCTCAAAATATTTACATCAAAGGAAAACGGAAAAATCGTCCAGTATTTGATCAGGTCTTTAGTATTGGAATGAGTATATACGAAACCATACTATTGCGCACCAAATTAGTTGATATCAATGCCCAGCCTAACCTATTCCATAGGAGCTTTTATGATAGTTTAACGGATGCGCCTAAAGACTTTTCACTTGACCTTTATTTTCTATATATGGCTCAAAAGAAAAAACAGAAAATCCATAGGTTTGAGGTCTCCTTCCCAGAAAGACTACATGGACACTCTAGCTGGAATACCGGCTTATCATCAAAATGGAAGTTTATAAAAAGAACGCTCTCCTTTAGTACGAAGCTAAGAAAGGAGTATTTAAAATAA
- a CDS encoding HAD family hydrolase, which produces MSYKGILLDLDNTLYDYHLAHEKALEQALNYAVDILGVEKEEIFSSYNQEREKIKVELLTTAASHNRMLYFQRLYENFDVNPQIYALNTYDLYWETFLNNMYLFPGVTDFLEASKDIPICLVTDLTSHIQHRKLKTLGVQEYIQFVVTSEEAGKEKPHPYIFMSGLRKLGLDREDVIMIGDNFEKDIKGASLLGIKSFWLTIPLPSQEEKLNNVIEVSSFSEVKEQIFHVQHI; this is translated from the coding sequence TTGTCTTATAAAGGAATTTTACTAGATTTGGACAATACTCTCTACGACTACCATTTAGCACATGAAAAAGCATTAGAACAAGCGCTGAACTACGCTGTAGATATTTTAGGAGTTGAAAAAGAAGAAATATTTTCCTCCTATAACCAAGAAAGAGAAAAGATTAAGGTAGAACTATTAACCACCGCAGCTTCGCATAATCGAATGCTCTACTTTCAAAGGTTGTACGAGAATTTCGACGTTAACCCTCAAATATATGCATTAAATACCTATGACCTCTATTGGGAAACATTTTTGAACAATATGTATCTGTTTCCTGGAGTCACAGATTTTTTAGAAGCATCAAAGGATATTCCAATTTGTTTAGTTACTGATTTAACATCTCATATTCAACATAGAAAGCTTAAGACTCTTGGGGTGCAAGAATATATTCAATTCGTTGTTACCAGTGAAGAAGCAGGCAAAGAGAAGCCGCATCCTTATATATTCATGTCAGGGTTAAGGAAACTAGGACTGGATAGAGAAGATGTCATAATGATTGGAGACAATTTCGAAAAGGATATTAAAGGGGCGAGTTTATTGGGAATCAAGTCTTTTTGGTTAACTATACCTTTACCCTCTCAAGAAGAAAAGTTAAATAACGTCATTGAAGTTAGTAGTTTTTCAGAAGTAAAGGAGCAAATTTTTCATGTCCAACACATCTGA
- a CDS encoding class II aldolase/adducin family protein, translating into MSNTSDLQNFISMSLFAGERFDLIQAGGGNTSVKLSKSEMLVKASGHLLSEVSENHGYVRVDLVKVKDIMNNSLVVNESDKRTREDLSSSLIMETITNAMERDRPSIETFLHSFLYKFTLHTHPIVVNQLACLKNGMDQLSELFPNAITVDYKTPGIDLAIELKKECRNFSRQNGSLPKIVFLQNHGLIISSDCVNEVRKITNDVITKLENFLGVNYKKYRLTNKLSSIMNSHGIRSQVSYLSEDSYLQSITKAKPNWIKSSPLCPDTLVFCGYKIVEIKDDGVEMAEYMDWYGKYPKVVLMDGYLFFISSNIKKAKEAEEVFKAHLFTVEQIFDQQQSLELEELQYLDNWKAEKFRQTI; encoded by the coding sequence ATGTCCAACACATCTGATCTTCAAAACTTTATATCAATGTCATTATTTGCAGGAGAGCGTTTCGATTTAATACAAGCTGGTGGAGGGAACACATCTGTTAAATTGAGCAAAAGTGAGATGTTGGTAAAAGCTTCTGGACACCTTCTGTCTGAAGTAAGTGAGAATCACGGCTATGTACGGGTAGATTTAGTAAAAGTGAAGGACATCATGAACAATTCTTTGGTTGTGAACGAATCTGATAAAAGAACGAGGGAAGATCTTTCATCCTCATTAATTATGGAAACTATTACTAACGCAATGGAGAGAGACCGTCCTTCTATTGAGACATTTTTACATTCATTTTTATATAAATTTACTCTTCACACACACCCTATTGTTGTAAATCAACTGGCATGTTTAAAAAATGGTATGGACCAGCTGAGTGAATTATTTCCAAATGCCATTACCGTCGATTATAAGACTCCTGGAATAGATCTTGCTATAGAGTTAAAAAAGGAGTGCAGAAACTTCAGCAGACAAAATGGTAGTCTTCCCAAAATTGTATTTCTTCAAAATCACGGCCTAATAATAAGTTCGGACTGTGTAAATGAAGTTAGAAAAATAACGAATGATGTCATAACCAAATTAGAAAATTTTTTAGGAGTAAACTATAAGAAGTATAGATTAACGAATAAATTATCGTCTATTATGAATAGCCATGGAATAAGAAGCCAAGTTTCCTATTTATCAGAAGATAGCTATCTTCAATCGATTACTAAAGCTAAACCAAATTGGATAAAATCCTCTCCTCTGTGCCCTGATACTCTCGTTTTTTGTGGATATAAGATCGTGGAAATAAAGGATGATGGAGTAGAAATGGCTGAATATATGGATTGGTATGGCAAGTACCCTAAAGTTGTTTTAATGGATGGGTACTTGTTTTTTATATCTTCAAATATTAAAAAAGCTAAGGAAGCAGAGGAAGTGTTTAAGGCACACCTTTTCACGGTAGAACAAATTTTCGATCAGCAGCAGTCACTTGAATTGGAAGAATTACAATATCTAGATAATTGGAAAGCAGAAAAATTCAGGCAAACCATCTAA
- a CDS encoding right-handed parallel beta-helix repeat-containing protein, which yields MKINNKTLIITFSLLVLGIILAAYLVSHNSNNAENETKAAKNDDNKDIYELELERWDIYNDGTHPKKTTDGLNNALKWASDNGFSTFKIPKGEYLISKGEEPSDSDARINMVSNMKFELDNNAVIRKEKNGFEAYELLYMAPGTRDVIIKGGTYEGDRLSHDYTGKDNEYSQNTHEFGMGIYGVGVKNITIKGVKTKDFTGDGIMIGGSSTQINILIAEDFESGSISSEGVFVDDTSKTRTTNKLKTNFDNQKFEEFNTFQFSRPKGLSKEANYEVFFYDSNDRFISKIKHNEMDWNLIEIPKEVSYFHAVFDQPYSEGFSVEYWNKVISENISISNSESFLNRRQGITVAGVNEMKIENNDIHDIKGIAPQSGIDLEAGFYPNTNITINNNKIYNNERYNVILFDGEDVIVEGNYLGENENRSSIGVAISKPFRSGALIKGNHFDGSKIVAEGEAKFVDNTMNDSIATLFGPKTEVDGMQFKNSQLSIRSTEPNGVAVSNIEMESNMEQTNTLSINDHPVHLKNITLKGKAAQRSIVGNVEEGSVFDNLKVIGFNSTYGIDLPRGTYNDCSFESSQEGNGTVVINDSGNYILNQCTLKGLDQLLVIENKDADVEVHDSHFDLWDGESSISVNEAKMVSILNNTIKMKGSASIEETIKVQETFTSTSKFKIDGNRVESKRSN from the coding sequence TTGAAAATAAATAATAAAACTCTAATTATTACCTTTTCTCTATTAGTACTAGGAATCATTTTGGCTGCTTATTTAGTATCGCACAATTCTAACAATGCTGAAAATGAAACAAAGGCTGCAAAAAATGATGATAATAAAGATATTTATGAGCTGGAGTTAGAACGATGGGATATATACAACGATGGAACACACCCTAAAAAAACGACCGATGGCTTGAATAATGCCTTAAAATGGGCATCTGACAATGGATTTTCAACTTTCAAAATTCCAAAAGGAGAGTATCTTATCAGTAAAGGGGAAGAGCCTTCTGATTCTGACGCAAGAATTAATATGGTAAGTAACATGAAGTTTGAATTAGATAATAATGCTGTAATTAGAAAGGAGAAGAATGGGTTCGAAGCTTATGAATTATTGTACATGGCACCTGGGACTAGAGATGTAATCATAAAAGGAGGTACTTATGAAGGGGATCGGCTATCTCATGATTACACAGGCAAAGATAATGAGTATTCTCAGAATACACATGAATTCGGCATGGGAATTTATGGGGTGGGTGTGAAAAATATAACCATTAAAGGAGTGAAAACCAAAGACTTTACTGGCGATGGAATAATGATTGGAGGGAGTTCTACGCAAATTAATATTCTAATCGCAGAAGATTTTGAATCTGGTTCAATCAGCAGTGAAGGAGTTTTCGTTGATGATACTTCAAAAACCCGAACTACTAATAAACTCAAAACTAATTTTGATAACCAGAAATTTGAGGAATTTAATACTTTTCAATTTTCCAGACCTAAAGGACTTTCAAAAGAGGCGAATTATGAAGTGTTCTTTTACGATTCCAATGATCGTTTTATTTCAAAAATTAAACATAATGAAATGGATTGGAACTTAATTGAAATCCCTAAGGAGGTTAGTTATTTCCATGCTGTATTTGACCAACCATATTCTGAAGGTTTCAGCGTGGAGTATTGGAATAAAGTTATCTCGGAGAACATCTCTATCTCTAATAGCGAATCCTTTCTGAATCGCAGGCAGGGAATAACGGTAGCAGGGGTAAATGAGATGAAGATTGAAAACAATGATATACATGATATTAAAGGTATTGCACCTCAATCGGGTATTGATTTAGAAGCAGGTTTTTATCCTAATACAAATATAACGATTAATAATAACAAGATTTATAATAATGAGAGGTATAATGTTATTCTTTTTGATGGAGAAGATGTAATTGTCGAAGGGAATTATCTAGGGGAAAATGAAAATAGATCATCAATAGGAGTTGCTATCTCAAAACCTTTCAGGAGTGGAGCGCTAATTAAGGGAAACCATTTTGATGGTTCTAAAATAGTAGCAGAGGGGGAAGCTAAGTTTGTAGATAACACTATGAATGATTCTATTGCTACACTTTTTGGTCCCAAAACAGAGGTTGATGGAATGCAATTTAAAAACTCACAATTAAGTATTAGAAGTACTGAGCCTAATGGGGTTGCAGTATCTAATATAGAAATGGAAAGTAACATGGAGCAAACCAACACGCTAAGCATTAACGATCATCCGGTGCATCTTAAAAATATTACTTTGAAAGGAAAGGCAGCTCAACGGAGTATAGTCGGCAATGTTGAAGAGGGAAGTGTATTTGATAATTTAAAAGTCATAGGTTTTAACTCAACCTATGGAATTGACCTTCCAAGAGGAACCTATAACGACTGTTCATTTGAATCGTCACAAGAGGGAAATGGAACAGTAGTCATAAATGATTCAGGAAACTATATATTAAACCAGTGTACGTTAAAAGGACTGGATCAACTACTTGTAATTGAAAATAAAGACGCTGATGTTGAGGTGCATGATTCACATTTTGACTTGTGGGATGGAGAGTCTTCCATTTCTGTGAATGAAGCAAAGATGGTCTCGATTCTTAATAATACCATTAAGATGAAAGGTTCTGCATCCATTGAGGAGACAATAAAAGTTCAGGAAACATTTACTTCTACATCAAAGTTTAAAATTGACGGCAACAGGGTTGAGTCAAAGCGTTCAAACTAG
- a CDS encoding GtrA family protein: MSQASLTVRSKFQQQIQRFLVTGVSAVLVDTLFYFLLIQVISTSLSKMISFLCGTILAYILNKFWTFKKKAKSHIELFQYMGLYLSTLGINVASNMLFLTFTSNKIIAFVFATGISASLNFIGQKWWVFKE, translated from the coding sequence ATGTCCCAAGCCAGTCTTACAGTAAGGTCTAAGTTCCAGCAGCAAATTCAGCGTTTTTTAGTTACAGGGGTATCAGCAGTTCTTGTTGACACCCTCTTTTATTTCTTGTTGATACAAGTAATATCAACATCTTTATCTAAGATGATATCTTTCCTATGTGGTACGATCTTAGCCTACATTCTGAATAAATTTTGGACATTTAAAAAGAAAGCAAAATCTCATATCGAACTTTTTCAGTATATGGGTTTATATTTATCGACTTTAGGCATAAATGTTGCTTCAAATATGCTCTTTCTTACTTTTACTTCAAATAAAATTATTGCTTTTGTTTTTGCTACAGGTATCAGTGCTTCATTAAATTTTATTGGACAGAAATGGTGGGTGTTTAAAGAATGA